The Kordia sp. SMS9 genome window below encodes:
- a CDS encoding DUF1361 domain-containing protein — MHLNISKTHRFLAIFSTFCIALLLARILIKGSMFYVFLVWNLFLAIIPYAISSWLLHTRWIRKHTFPLCIFLGIWLLFLPNAPYLITDLMHLRYAKSSVIWFDALLLFAFALNGLLLGIFSLQHVFQVLMERWNVKTAKRILFCVVFLCGFGMYLGRFLRWNSWELFSDPMLLAQDCFRSILYPAYRMKTWGITLGFGSFLWVLLLGVQTFIPIKKATTI; from the coding sequence ATGCATCTAAACATTTCAAAAACACATCGTTTTTTAGCCATTTTTAGCACATTCTGTATTGCTTTATTACTTGCTCGAATATTGATAAAAGGAAGTATGTTCTATGTGTTCTTAGTGTGGAATTTATTTTTGGCAATCATTCCATACGCTATTTCTTCTTGGTTATTGCACACCCGTTGGATACGCAAACACACATTTCCGTTGTGCATATTTTTGGGAATCTGGCTGTTATTTTTGCCTAATGCACCATATTTGATTACCGATTTGATGCACTTGCGATACGCAAAATCGTCCGTTATTTGGTTTGATGCTTTGCTCCTATTTGCCTTCGCGTTGAACGGATTGCTTTTGGGAATTTTCTCTTTGCAACATGTTTTTCAAGTTTTAATGGAACGATGGAATGTTAAAACGGCAAAACGCATCCTTTTTTGTGTTGTTTTTTTATGTGGATTTGGAATGTATTTGGGAAGATTTTTACGATGGAATTCTTGGGAATTGTTTAGCGATCCAATGCTGTTGGCTCAAGATTGTTTTCGAAGCATTTTGTACCCTGCATACCGAATGAAAACTTGGGGAATTACACTCGGTTTTGGTAGTTTTCTTTGGGTGTTATTGTTAGGCGTACAAACGTTTATTCCCATAAAAAAAGCAACAACTATTTAA